Proteins from one Setaria italica strain Yugu1 chromosome V, Setaria_italica_v2.0, whole genome shotgun sequence genomic window:
- the LOC111257273 gene encoding uncharacterized protein LOC111257273 has product MSRVDPLSQTLVINDSRKIQFSKEDVARVFRIPSHGLSVAENGMPGKETVSKITAEYLGVEAKDQPSIKAAQAVIERDYGGSMSPSEENAFKAAFVVYVMSLLLSPGAKYDHASVDYWNTLRDPLVIHTFDWSEDVIQRLLYAVLKLKSDLKSNLKVPSITGCTLFLQGLYLDSIWNMDHNKLPRIQPFNDGTMKSMILGNTLSGPDDYSESDFGNSKLRAPSGLCYHWAAVQDSNGTGHPMSQQMALCEATTSSAHALRVPVTSSALEPFDVQIASETSVSCSAKRQLCSDMKGVSLVDQPDPVGKKARFISCTEHNGHQDSASCQASTDRHNMMSSSTIDLSKQIDPIFSNALSTHCMITKAMPTLYLGAHHSKLWFYRSQCHIAVTGFF; this is encoded by the exons ATGAGCAGGGTTGATCCGTTGTCACAGACGTTGGTTATCAATGATTCAAGGAAAATACAGTTTAGTAAGGAAGATGTTGCTCGTGTGTTTCGTATTCCCAGCCATGGCTTGAGTGTAGCCGAAAATGGAATGCCAGGGAAGGAAACTGTTTCTAAGATAACAGCTGAATACCTTGGTGTTGAGGCGAAGGATCAACCTAGTATCAAGGCGGCACAGGCGGTTATTGAGCGGGACTATGGTGGGTCAATGTCACCGAGTGAAGAAAATGCTTTTAAGGCAGCATTTGTAGTGTATGTGATGTCTTTGTTACTGTCTCCGGGTGCAAAGTATGATCATGCCTCTGTGGATTACTGGAATACGCTTAGAGATCCTTTGGTTATACATACATTTGACTGGTCAGAAGATGTCATTCAACGACTGCTGTATGCTGTTCTGAAACTCAAGTCTGACCTAAAGAGTAACCTAAAAGTCCCGAGCATCACGGGATGTACTCTATTCCTGCAG GGCCTGTACCTTGATAGCATATGGAATATGGACCACAACAAACTCCCACGTATCCAGCCATTTAATGATGGAACAATGAAATCTATGATTCTTGGTAATACTCTTTCCGGTCCCGATGACTATAGTGAATCTGATTTTGGTAATAGCAAG CTGCGGGCACCATCTGGTTTATGTTACCACTGGGCAGCTGTTCAGGACTCCAATGGCACTGGCCATCCTATGTCTCAGCAGATGGCTTTGTGTGAGGCAACTACATCCTCGGCACATGCTCTGAGAGTCCCTGTAACATCCTCCGCATTAGAGCCTTTTGATGTCCAAATAGCTAGTGAAACTTCCGTTAGCTGTTCCGCTAAGAGACAGCTATGTTCTGATATGAAGGGTGTCTCTCTGGTTGACCAACCAGATCCAGTTGGCAAAAAAGCCCGTTTCATCAGTTGTACAGAGCACAATGGTCATCAGGATAGCGCATCTTGCCAAGCATCAACTGACCGCCATAACATGATGTCATCGTCCACGATAGACTTATCAAAGCAGATTGATCCCATTTTTTCCAATGCTTTGAGCACCCATTGTATGATCACGAAAGCAATGCCTACATTATACTTGGGTGCTCATCATTCCAAGTTGTGGTTCTATAGATCTCAATGTCACATTGCAGTCACTGGATTCTTCTGA